CGCGCTTCGCAAGCTACTTTTGCGCCTGAAGGTTCCAGCTTTCGATGTCCGTGTTGTATTCGGTGCCGCCTGGTGCGCCATCAGCTCCAAATGAGACAACTTCGAAATCGTGCCCTTTTGTCCCTGGGCACGTGTATTGATACGGATTGCCCCACGGATCGCTTGGCACGTTGTCTTCATTCAAGAAGTTCTGCTTTTCGTTGCTCACGAGCGCTTGCAGTCCTTCGCTGGTACCGGGATAGCGTCCGAACTTGAGTTTAAACATGTCGAGCGCGGTGCGAAACGAGTGAATCTGAGTTTGGGCCGCTCGCACCTTGGCATCGTCCGTGGCGCCG
This DNA window, taken from Candidatus Hydrogenedentota bacterium, encodes the following:
- the gspG gene encoding type II secretion system major pseudopilin GspG translates to MNGATNTSAKRLTNREGFTLIELMVVIVILGLLMAVVVPRMIGATDDAKVRAAQTQIHSFRTALDMFKLKFGRYPGTSEGLQALVSNEKQNFLNEDNVPSDPWGNPYQYTCPGTKGHDFEVVSFGADGAPGGTEYNTDIESWNLQAQK